The Apium graveolens cultivar Ventura chromosome 11, ASM990537v1, whole genome shotgun sequence genome has a window encoding:
- the LOC141698117 gene encoding bZIP transcription factor 53-like — protein sequence MASPQTQISSGSDGDLRYAKFDERKRKRMISNRESARRSRMKKQQRVDELFGEISQLQSQNKVVMNKINQATDMFVSVASENNVLRAQMSELSDRLYSLNTVLSIVEEVSGLAMDIPRMPDTLMEPWQIPDALMEPWQQPITASADMFNC from the coding sequence ATGGCATCTCCGCAAACACAAATTAGTTCAGGCTCTGACGGTGATCTACGATACGCTAAGTTTGATGAGaggaagagaaagaggatgataTCCAACAGGGAATCGGCTAGGAGGTCAAGAATGAAGAAGCAGCAACGTGTTGATGAATTGTTTGGCGAAATTAGCCAATTGCAAAGCCAGAACAAGGTTGTTATGAACAAGATTAATCAAGCTACTGACATGTTTGTTAGTGTTGCGTCCGAGAATAATGTGTTGAGAGCTCAAATGTCGGAGTTGAGTGATAGGTTGTATTCGCTTAACACGGTTTTGTCTATTGTGGAGGAGGTGAGTGGTCTTGCCATGGATATTCCTAGGATGCCGGATACGTTGATGGAACCGTGGCAGATACCGGATGCTTTGATGGAACCGTGGCAGCAGCCAATCACGGCATCTGCTGATATGTTCAATTGCTGA